One window of the Magnolia sinica isolate HGM2019 chromosome 19, MsV1, whole genome shotgun sequence genome contains the following:
- the LOC131235442 gene encoding aluminum-activated malate transporter 8 yields the protein METGHGGEERIGFFTRVWQQRVKAPLSQFKSNVAQLPKKVKKIAQDDPRRVIHSLKVGLALTLVSLFYYFRPLYNGFGVSTMWAVLTVVVVFEYTVGATLGKGLNRTFATSLAGALAVGAHHLASLTGEKGEPILLGASVFLLAAAATFARFFPGIKARYDYGVVIFILTFSLVAVSGYRVDEIIELAHQRLSTIIIGGFTCVLIAIFVCPVWAGEDLQNLIAQNIEKLSCFLEGFGSEYFKEEEGETGDVSKEDKTCLQSYKSVLNTKASEEALANFARWEPSHGRFLFHHPWNLYLKIGSLARQCAYSIESLNAFVGSGTKAPKEFQQKIKAACTKMSSETGKALLELSSSMRTMTQPTSATEHVAKAKTAAANLKNSLKTDLLEIDLLEIVPAVNVASLLMEIVAQTEEIKEAIDELARVAKFKNPTFVTDRTPSLSRAAIKPLSDNMDGPHVVIDISGSTTSDSPENAKVSHEITRIRNVDA from the exons ATGGAGACTGGTCATGGAGGCGAGGAGAGGATTGGGTTCTTCACAAGAGTATGGCAGCAGCGAGTCAAGGCACCATTATCACAGTTCAAGTCAAACGTGGCCCAGCTGCCGAAGAAGGTGAAGAAGATCGCACAAGATGACCCAAGAAGGGTTATCCATTCCCTCAAGGTGGGGCTGGCACTCACCTTGGTGTCCCTTTTCTACTATTTTAGGCCTTTGTACAATGGCTTCGGAGTTTCTACCATGTGGGCCGTGCTAACAGTCGTTGTCGTCTTCGAATACACCGTAG GTGCAACATTGGGAAAAGGCTTGAATAGAACATTTGCAACATCATTAGCTGGTGCTCTTGCTGTTGGAGCTCATCACCTGGCAAGTCTTACCGGAGAGAAAGGAGAGCCTATACTTCTAGGTGCTTCTGTCTTCTTACTAG CTGCGGCAGCGACTTTTGCACGATTCTTCCCTGGGATTAAGGCGAGATACGACTATGGGGTGGTCATATTTATACTGACGTTTAGCCTCGTGGCGGTGTCTGGGTATAGAGTTGACGAAATCATCGAACTAGCTCACCAGAGGCTATCGACAATCATCATTGGTGGCTTCACATGTGTGCTTATAGCAATTTTCGTTTGCCCCGTTTGGGCTGGTGAAGACCTTCAAAATCTTATAGCACAGAACATAGAAAAGCTTTCATGCTTCCTGGAAG ggttTGGAAGTGAGTACTTCAaagaggaagagggagaaacTGGTGATGTTAGTAAGGAGGACAAGACATGTCTTCAAAGCTATAAAAGTGTGCTTAATACAAAGGCTTCTGAAGAAGCTCTG GCCAATTTTGCTAGATGGGAGCCCAGCCATGGCCGTTTCTTGTTCCATCATCCATGGAATCTGTATCTGAAGATTGGATCATTAGCACGCCAATGTGCCTACTCTATTGAATCTCTCAATGCATTCGTTGGCTCAGGAACAAAG GCGCCAAAGGAATTCCAGCAAAAGATTAAGGCAGCCTGCACCAAGATGAGCTCGGAAACTGGCAAGGCGCTATTAGAATTATCTTCATCCATGCGGACGATGACACAACCAACCTCTGCCACTGAGCATGTTGCTAAAGCGAAAACTGCCGCCGCCAACCTCAAAAATTCCCTTAAAACAGACTTGTTGGAGATCGACCTATTAGAAATCGTTCCGGCAGTCAACGTCGCATCTTTGCTTATGGAGATTGTCGCCCAGACAGAGGAAATCAAGGAGGCCATCGACGAGCTTGCGCGCGTCGcgaaattcaaaaaccccacatttGTGACTGATAGAACACCGTCACTCAGCCGAGCTGCCATAAAACCACTCTCTGATAACATGGATGGCCCGCATGTTGTTATTGACATAAGTGGATCCACCACGTCGGATTCACCAGAAAATGCTAAAGTTTCTCATGAAATAACAAGGATTAGGAATGTGGACGCGTAA